Proteins encoded together in one Aurantiacibacter aquimixticola window:
- a CDS encoding MFS transporter, translating into MADAAALEEHQPSAKEVRLVIAASSAGTIFEWYDFFIYGTLAYILKDAFYDVDNETLGLLLVWSTFAVGFAFRPIGAILFGYLGDKLGRKYTFLVTVTLMGVATAGVGFIPTVATIGVAAPIIVICLRVLQGLALGGEYGGAAIYVAEHAPPEKRGFYTSFIQASVAGGFVLSIIVVLVCRALIPEQDFIEWGWRIPFLLSIILLGISLWMRLKLSESPVFKAMKAAGQTAGNPFLESFTYPGNKRRIFIALFGVTGVLTTIWYTAFFSSLSFLRGPMRLDEGLVEIILLIAGTLSLGMYLVVGKWSDRVGRKRPIIVGAIGALALLFPVFWGMGALANPGLADAAERSPVVVTGENCSTDPFAELFDREQSACGKLLETLTASGVAYTVGEGETLGITVGGEAIAIGVDWLDNGTARRDGLLAALTPYGFDFERQTPPAGSIVGIIALLLVLAALSALTYGSVAALLTEMFPAQIRYSSMSIPYHIGAGYLGGFLPLISGIIVARSGDVYAGLWYTMAVVAFGVLVAWWGLKGGPPQDFSDAHS; encoded by the coding sequence ATGGCGGACGCAGCCGCACTCGAGGAACATCAGCCCAGCGCCAAGGAGGTCCGCCTCGTCATCGCGGCGAGCAGTGCCGGCACCATTTTCGAATGGTACGATTTCTTCATCTACGGGACACTCGCCTATATCCTGAAGGATGCCTTTTACGACGTCGATAACGAGACGCTCGGCCTGCTCCTCGTATGGTCGACCTTCGCCGTCGGATTCGCATTTCGACCGATCGGCGCGATCCTCTTCGGCTATCTCGGCGACAAGCTTGGCAGAAAATACACATTCCTGGTGACCGTCACACTGATGGGTGTCGCGACCGCCGGGGTGGGCTTCATCCCCACTGTCGCCACTATCGGCGTGGCGGCCCCGATCATCGTGATCTGCCTGCGCGTTCTGCAAGGGCTTGCGCTCGGCGGCGAATATGGCGGCGCCGCGATCTATGTGGCCGAACACGCCCCGCCGGAAAAGCGCGGCTTCTACACCAGTTTCATTCAGGCGAGCGTGGCCGGTGGTTTTGTCCTTTCCATCATCGTTGTGCTGGTGTGCCGCGCTCTGATACCGGAGCAGGACTTCATCGAATGGGGCTGGCGCATTCCCTTCCTGCTGTCGATCATCCTCCTCGGGATCTCGCTCTGGATGCGGCTGAAACTGTCGGAAAGCCCTGTGTTCAAGGCCATGAAAGCCGCCGGGCAAACGGCGGGCAATCCGTTCTTGGAAAGCTTTACCTATCCCGGCAACAAGCGCCGCATCTTCATCGCGCTGTTCGGCGTGACCGGGGTGCTGACGACCATCTGGTACACCGCGTTTTTCTCCAGCCTGTCCTTTCTGCGCGGGCCAATGCGGCTCGATGAAGGTCTGGTGGAGATCATATTGCTGATTGCTGGCACCCTGTCGCTTGGCATGTATCTGGTGGTCGGCAAATGGTCCGACAGAGTGGGTCGGAAAAGACCGATTATTGTGGGCGCGATCGGAGCCCTGGCGCTGCTTTTCCCGGTGTTCTGGGGCATGGGCGCGCTCGCCAATCCGGGGCTGGCCGATGCGGCGGAGCGCAGTCCGGTCGTCGTGACCGGCGAGAATTGCTCGACCGACCCTTTCGCCGAACTGTTCGACCGGGAGCAGAGCGCCTGCGGCAAACTGCTCGAAACGCTCACCGCCAGCGGCGTCGCCTATACTGTCGGTGAGGGTGAAACGCTCGGGATCACGGTCGGCGGAGAAGCCATCGCCATCGGCGTGGATTGGCTGGACAACGGAACCGCCAGGCGCGATGGCCTGCTGGCCGCGCTGACGCCCTACGGCTTCGATTTCGAGCGGCAGACGCCGCCTGCCGGAAGCATCGTCGGCATCATCGCATTGTTGCTCGTCCTCGCCGCGCTTTCGGCGCTGACATATGGCTCGGTCGCCGCCTTGCTGACCGAAATGTTCCCTGCACAGATCCGCTACAGTTCGATGTCGATCCCCTATCACATCGGGGCCGGATATCTCGGCGGCTTCCTGCCACTCATATCGGGCATCATCGTCGCGCGCAGCGGAGACGTTTATGCAGGCCTGTGGTATACTATGGCCGTGGTCGCATTCGGCGTGCTGGTCGCATGGTGGGGCCTGAAAGGCGGTCCACCGCAAGATTTCAGCGATGCGCATAGCTGA
- a CDS encoding iron-sulfur cluster assembly scaffold protein, protein MSAGRLYTPEMLAAAVELASYPRLARPSATGDARSQTCGATISLDVHMDAGQVSNIGMLVKACAVGQAAAAIFARHAIGRSAAELDAAHLAILRWLEGTDVLPEWPDLSLIATARAFPARHGAMLLPWKAALATLSTAPASG, encoded by the coding sequence GTGAGCGCCGGGCGGCTCTACACGCCGGAGATGCTGGCCGCCGCGGTCGAGCTGGCGAGCTATCCTCGCCTCGCTCGTCCGAGCGCTACGGGCGACGCGCGCTCGCAGACATGTGGCGCCACGATCTCGCTCGACGTGCATATGGACGCCGGTCAGGTGTCGAACATCGGCATGCTGGTAAAAGCCTGCGCCGTCGGCCAGGCCGCTGCCGCCATTTTCGCTCGCCATGCCATCGGTCGCAGTGCCGCAGAGCTCGATGCCGCGCATCTCGCAATTTTGCGCTGGTTGGAGGGCACGGACGTGCTGCCGGAGTGGCCCGACCTGTCCCTCATCGCCACCGCGCGGGCCTTCCCAGCTCGTCATGGTGCCATGCTGCTGCCGTGGAAGGCGGCGCTCGCGACCCTTTCCACCGCGCCCGCTTCGGGCTAG
- a CDS encoding CvpA family protein produces the protein MTGFDIIVLLIVGVGAVGGFLRGFVQEVLSLASWLLAVLAIRYLHTDLSAAIFDYIGSPITASILAFALLLLIPYAAMKLIARVAGRKSRDSVLGPIDRVLGFGFGAIKGIIIVVIAFSLLVLGYDTVWGAKGRPLWITEARTYQLADAGSRAMVQLIEERRARLVTDEETE, from the coding sequence ATGACGGGTTTCGATATTATCGTGCTGCTGATCGTCGGTGTCGGCGCAGTTGGTGGCTTCCTTCGCGGCTTCGTGCAGGAGGTGCTTTCGCTTGCCTCCTGGCTCCTGGCGGTGCTGGCCATCCGCTATCTGCACACCGATCTATCGGCGGCCATTTTCGACTACATCGGCTCACCCATCACGGCGAGCATACTGGCATTCGCGCTGCTTCTCCTAATTCCCTACGCGGCGATGAAGCTGATCGCGCGCGTGGCTGGTCGCAAATCGCGCGATTCAGTGCTCGGCCCGATCGACCGCGTGCTCGGTTTCGGTTTCGGCGCGATCAAGGGCATCATCATCGTCGTCATCGCCTTCTCACTGCTGGTGCTGGGTTACGACACCGTGTGGGGCGCGAAGGGGCGTCCGCTCTGGATCACCGAAGCGCGGACCTACCAGCTCGCCGATGCCGGATCGCGCGCAATGGTGCAGCTGATCGAGGAACGCCGCGCACGCTTGGTCACGGACGAAGAGACGGAGTGA
- the radA gene encoding DNA repair protein RadA — protein sequence MAKPKKRYVCTECGSVATRWQGQCGDCQEWNTLVEDAPETKFAAKHDLSSGGRAIAFETLDAPTKPLERRTTGLEEFDRALGGGLVPGCAILMGGEPGIGKSTLLLQAAASIAKSGGDVVYVSGEEATGQVRMRAKRLGLADAPLKLAAATSVRDILSTLGRDGAPDMLVVDSIQTMHSDMIEGAPGTVSQVRASAFELIRYAKENGTCLVLVGHVTKDGNIAGPRVLEHMVDTVMSFEGERSHQYRILRSLKNRFGAVDEIGVFAMEGHGLAEVSNPSSLFLSGRDEPIAGSAVFPALEGTRPVLVEIQALIVRLQSGATPRRAVVGWDSGRLAMLLAVLESRCGLSFSTAEVYLNVAGGYRLSDPAADLAVAAALVSALADKPLAANAIWLGEVSLSGEVRPVAHTGLRLREAAKLGFARASGPVDGAGDVKSLDYTDVGGVASLVDRVMAAA from the coding sequence ATGGCCAAGCCTAAGAAGCGTTACGTCTGCACCGAATGCGGCTCAGTTGCCACGCGATGGCAGGGCCAGTGCGGCGATTGCCAGGAATGGAACACGCTGGTCGAGGATGCGCCCGAAACCAAGTTCGCGGCGAAGCACGATCTGTCGAGCGGAGGCCGCGCGATCGCGTTCGAGACGCTGGATGCGCCGACCAAGCCGCTTGAGCGTCGCACCACCGGCCTTGAAGAGTTCGACCGCGCCCTGGGTGGGGGCTTGGTGCCGGGCTGCGCCATCCTGATGGGCGGGGAGCCCGGGATCGGCAAGTCGACACTGCTCCTACAGGCGGCGGCCAGCATTGCGAAATCTGGCGGCGACGTCGTCTATGTCAGCGGGGAGGAGGCGACCGGGCAGGTTCGCATGCGCGCCAAGCGGCTCGGCCTGGCCGATGCACCGCTGAAACTTGCCGCTGCGACTTCCGTCCGGGACATTCTCTCGACTCTGGGCAGGGATGGCGCGCCCGATATGCTCGTGGTCGATTCGATCCAGACCATGCATTCCGACATGATCGAAGGCGCGCCGGGCACGGTGAGCCAGGTCCGCGCCTCGGCCTTCGAACTTATTCGCTACGCGAAAGAAAACGGGACCTGTCTCGTGCTTGTCGGCCACGTCACCAAGGATGGAAATATCGCCGGGCCGCGCGTGCTGGAGCACATGGTCGACACGGTGATGAGCTTCGAAGGGGAACGCAGCCATCAATACCGTATCCTGCGCAGCCTGAAGAACCGTTTTGGCGCGGTGGACGAAATCGGTGTGTTCGCGATGGAGGGGCATGGCCTTGCCGAAGTGTCCAACCCGTCCTCGCTTTTCCTGTCCGGTCGCGACGAACCGATCGCAGGCAGCGCCGTTTTTCCCGCGTTGGAGGGCACGCGGCCGGTGCTCGTGGAAATTCAGGCGCTGATCGTGCGGCTTCAATCGGGCGCCACGCCGCGCCGGGCGGTGGTCGGCTGGGATAGCGGGCGGCTCGCCATGTTGCTCGCCGTTCTCGAATCGCGCTGCGGGCTCAGCTTTTCTACGGCCGAGGTCTATCTGAACGTCGCTGGCGGATACCGCCTTTCGGATCCGGCGGCCGATCTAGCGGTTGCCGCTGCGCTGGTCTCTGCATTGGCGGACAAGCCACTGGCGGCCAATGCCATCTGGCTGGGCGAGGTATCTCTTTCGGGCGAAGTGCGACCCGTCGCGCATACCGGGCTGCGGCTGCGCGAAGCGGCAAAGCTCGGTTTCGCGCGAGCCAGCGGACCGGTCGATGGGGCCGGCGACGTAAAAAGCCTCGACTACACCGATGTCGGCGGCGTGGCGTCACTCGTTGACCGGGTGATGGCCGCCGCTTAA